The Corallococcus caeni region ATCTCGAAGCCGTGCTCGCTGGCACGGCGGACGATGGCTCGGATGACCGCATTGAGGCCGGGGCAATCACCCCCGCCGGTGAGCACGGCGACTTTCATGTGGCAGGTTCTAGCGCGACCCGGCCTCCGCGCGTGAGGACGGATTGCACGGGGCGCCCGTGGGCAACGCTTCCCGGTTCCCCGGGCGTGCGGGGGACCTGGCCTTGTTAATCGCCAGCGGAGTTCCTCTGTCATTCCCGGAGGCGTGGGGCCTTGCCGCGCGGCGCCACGCACCGGGCGGCTGGGGGGCCAGGGGAGGACGGCGTATGCTGGCCGGCTCATGAACCCAAGGGTGTTCCAGACGGAGCAGGAGGCGGCCAGCGCCTGCGCGGCGCGCATCGCCGAGGCGGTGCGGCACACGCCGGAGCTGGTGCTGGGGCTCGTCACGGGGCGCTCGCCGCTCAACGTGTACCGGAACCTGGTGGACCTGGCGGCCCGGGGGGCGCTGGACCTGTCGCGGGCCACGACGTTCAACGTGGACGAGTTCCTGGGCCTGCCGCCGGAGGACGCGGGCAGCTTCCGCGCGTACATGGACCGGCACCTGTTCCGGCATGTGAATCTGTCAACGGAGCGGATCCACTTCCTCGACGGGTGCGCGCCGGACGCGGAGGCGGAGTGCGCGCGCTATGACGCGGCGCTCGCGGCGGCCGGGGGGCTGGACCTGCTGCTGCTGGGCGTGGGGCCCAACGGGCACATCGCGTTCAACGAACCCGGCGAGGTGCTGACGGCGAGGAGCCACCGCGCGCGCCTGTCGCGGGAGACGCGGCTGTCGCACGTGATGGCCTTCGGGGATGATCCGTCCAAGGTGCCCATGGCGGCGCTGACGCTGGGCATGGCGGCGGTGCTCCAGGCGCGCAAGGTGGTGGTGCTGGCGTTCGGCGTGAACAAGGCCGCGGCGGTGACGGCGATGGTGCACGGGCCGCTCACGCCCCGGTGGCCCGCGTCGTTCCTCCAGCTCCACCGCGACGTGGAGCTGTGGCTGGACGCCGGCGCGGCCAGCGGCCTGCACGGGCAAGGGATGCAGGACGCCCGGCCCCGCGACGGCGGCGCCTGACGGCGGCTCAGCGCGACGCGGCGGGCTTGCGCGCGGAGGCGAGCACGGGCTTCTTCCCCGGCGCGGCGACCTTGGGAGCCACGGGAGGCTTCACGTTCAGGGCGGGCGCGGGGGCCTTGCGCGCGACGGGGGCCTTCGCGGCGGTCGCCTTCGCCGGAGCCTCGGAGGCGGCCGGGCGCTTCGCCAGGACCGGCGCCTTCACCGGGGCCTCGGAGGCGGCCGGGCGCTTCGCCAGGACCGGCGCCTTCGGCCGGGTGTGCTCATAGGCCGCGAGCACCTTGGCCACGTAGAACTCCGTCTCCCCGTTGTGTGGCACGTGTCCGTTCACCGACCCCGGGCCCGCGTTGTACGCGGCCACCGCCAGCCGCACGTCGCGGAACCTGCGCAGCTGCTCGGCCAGGTAGCGCCCGCTCGCGTCGACGGACGGCGCCGGGTCGAAGGGGTCCTCCACCCGCATCTGCGCCGCCGTGTCCGGCATCAGCTGCCCGGGCCCCATGGCCCCCGCGGGAGAGATGCGGTGCACCCGCGTCTCCGACTCCACCTGGATGAGCGCCCTCAGGAGCCCCGGCGGAATCCCGTGGCGGCGCTCCGCGTCCGCGATGAGCGGCTCCAGCGGCGGGTGGTCATCCAGCACGCACGCGGGCCGGTGCGCCACGTAGGCCCCCAGGGCGCGCGCCTTCGTCTGGAGGAAGGAGAGGGACAGCGGCGACACCTGCGTCCCGCCCAGCCAGGCCACGCCCACGTTGAGCAGCACCACGGGCACCAGCGCGCACGGCACCAGCCACGCCCATCCCGGAATCTCGATGCCGCCCACGGCCCGCTTGCGTCCCACCCTCCCCACTTAAGGGCCCCGCGCGTCCCCGTCCAACTTCCGGCCCGCGCCAGTGGACACCGGGCCCGGCCGCCCCGGCGCGCGTGGCCGGGGCGGGGGCTCCTGCGCGCCTAGAACAGCAGGCCGAAGTAGTTGGCGCTCGCCTTGGCGCCGACGCAGACCTCGACGTCCGCGGTCCACGACTGCGTGGGGGGCGACCCCGTGGCCTGGAAGAGGAACTCCAGCTGCTCCTGCTTCGCCAGGTCCAGCACGTCCACCGGGCCGCTGCTGGTGAGCTGGAGCGTGTTGGTGGCGCCGGTGGTGCCCGTGCGCCGGAACTCGCCCAGCAGCACGTACTCCGCGGAGCCCGGCTTGCGCACGGAGAGGCTCGCGCGCTCGATGCCGCTGATGTCCGTGCTGGCGGTGGCGTCGAAGAGCTTCAGCCGCAGCTCCGTCTCCACGTCGGCGTCCTCGGGCAGCGCGCTGGCGAAGTCGCCCAGCGGAATCTCGAAGGACTGCTCCACGGAGCCGCTGATGGGCGGGGCGGCGGGGAAGGACAGGTCGTTCTCGGTCTTGCAGATGCGCTCGGCCTCCACCTCGAGGGTGAAGAGCGAATCACAGCCCGTGCCCAGCAGGGTCACGGCGCTGGCGAGCAGGAGGGTGCGGAAGGATGGCGTTCGCATGGTGGGAGGTCTCCTGGCTCAGAAGAAGTAGACGATGAAGCCCAGCTTCACCGACGGGATGGTGGCGCGCACGTGCAGCGGCCCGGACGTGACGCTGTCGTCGTTCGCCGCGTCCTGGATGAGCGGCGTGGGGTCCGGCACGGTGAGCGCCACGTAGCTCAGGCCCACGTTGAGGAAGAAGTTGAAGCGGCTCTTCGTGCCCACCTCCAGGCCCAGGCTGCCCGTCACGTAGTTGTACGTGACGTCGCGGATGGCCTGCGACGTGGCGCTCGGCTCACGGCCCAGCCAGTCCAGCACCTCGCTGTACTCCGAACCGAAGTAGTGCCCGACCTCCGCGTTGATGGACGGCGCGATGAAGGTGTCCATCGGAAGGATGCTCACCCCGCCGCGCACGCCGATGCTGAGCGTGTTGGTGGTGGGGCCCGCCTGCAGCCGCAGCCAGTTCGTGGGGCGCACCACCGCGGACAGGCCGATGCCGTGCGGGGCGCCCGCGTCCAGCAGCAGGCCCACCCTGCGGGGCGAGTCGTCGTCCTGTGCCAGCGCGGGCGTGGCGGTGCCCAACACCGCCAGGCACCCCAGGGCGATGCCGGAGGAGAGAAGGGAAGGGTGTCGTCGTCTCAAGGAAGAGGAGTCCATCGTCATGACGAAAGTTCCACGGTGAATGCCGGCCCAGCGGCCATTCTTCGCGGAAGGCGAGCGGGAAATGAAGCGGGACGCGTGAATCCCGTACGGGCTTTCCGGGATGGCAGGACACGCGGTGGGTGGACTGCCCGGTTCCCGACACGCGGAGTCGTCCGAAGAGACCCGGAAATGCGTGCAATGCCTGTCAAATCACCGACGTCCTGTTCAATCCCACGGGTGATGTCCAGACATGCCGCGCGATGCGAGCGTATGATGAAAGGACACGGTGGCGTGACGTTCAGGGCCGGGAACCGGGGGGCCAAGGATGATCGACGAAGTCGATCTGCGCATGAAGGCGTGGGTGGGACGCATTGCCACGGAAGCGCCTGTCTATCTGGGCGTGCCCGACCGTGAGTCCCTGGACCGGGGTGTCTGTCTTTACCTCCTGGAGCTGGGGCCGGCGCCCCTGACGCGGGCGGGGAAGCGGGGCGGCCTGCAGTTCACCGTCTGTTATCTGGTGACGGTGGGCGCGGAGACGCCCGAGCGCGCGCACCGGCTGCTGGGCGACCTGGTCTTCGCGGCCATGAGCGACAAGGAGCTGGAGGTGGACCTGAGCCCGGTGCCGGCGGCGCTGTGGGCGGGCCTGCGCTCCGTGCCGCGTCCCGCCTTCCGCCTGCGGGTGCAGGTGCGCAAGGAGCGACCCCTGGCGGAGGTGCGATGTCTGTCATTGGTGGACGGGGCGTCCACGCCGGCCCCCCTGCTGGGTCGGGTGGTGGGGCCCGGTGACGTGCCCATCCGCGGCGCGTGGGTGGCGCTGCCGGAGCTGCAGCTGAGCACGCGCACGGACGCGCAGGGACAGTTCCACTTCCCCCGCCTGCCGCCGGTGGAGTCGCTGGGCCGGCTGGAGGTGCGCGCGGAGGGCGAGATGCTGGCGGTGGAGTCGGAGGTGCTCGCCACGGGGACTGCGCCGTTGATCATCCGGATGCTGGTGAAGGAGGAGTGACGATGGCCGCGGGACCGCCAGCCGAGGCCGTGGGGACGCTGCCCCGCGCGCGGCGGCACCTGGCATGGGTGCTGGTCCTGGCGCGGTGGTTGAAGGCCTGGGCGGAGCGGGTGCTGGCGGAGCACGCCGCCGCGCTGGCGAAGGCGGCGGCGGGGCTGGGAGGCGCGCGGGTGCGCTCGCTGCCCCTGCGCGAGCCGGCGGTGGCGCTGCCGGCGCCCGTGCCGCTGTGGCCTCCCCGGATGGAGCCGCTGCCTCCAGGGCTCCTGGATGCGGCGTCCCCGGTGACGTACCCGGAAGCGCCCACGCCGCGCCTGAACTCGCTGCGGTGCATCCCGATGGAGGCGGGGGACGCGCCGGAGGAGGTGGAGCGCGAGGACGTGCCCCTGGGCGTGGCGCCCCGGGTGCCCTTCGGGTTCGACCCGGATGATCTGCTGCCCGCGGAGCCCGTGGCGGTGGTGGCGCCTTCGCCCGCGCTGCTGCTCCAGGCCGCCGCGCTGGAGGAGACGCCGGAGCTCCCGCCCGCCGCGCCGCTGTCCTCGCGGGCGGTGGGCTCGTTTCCCCGGGACCCCGCGAGGGACCTCATCCTGCTGCTGAAGGAGTCGCTGGGAACGCCGGCCCCGCCGTCCGTGCCCTGGTCCGAGGCGGCGCCCTCCGCGCCGGGCGAACCCGCCGACGCGGCGGAGATGCTGCGCCAGTGTGAGCGCCTGGAGCTGGAGCCCCCGGTCGAGTAGCCCCGGTCCGCTGCCGCTATGATGCGCGGCGCGATGTCCGAGCGGTCACGTCCCAGCGCCAGCGTTCCGGGCCTCACCGTGGCCGACGTCGAGCGTCAGCTGGAGGGCCGCGCGGAGGTCCTCGCGGCGGCGCGGCGTCCGCACGCGGAGCTGGAGAAGGTGCTGTCCGGCCGGCGATGGCGGCGCGCGCTGACGCGGCGTCCGGAGCTGGTGCCCGCGCTCGTGGCCGAGGCGCGGGCGGTGGAGGAGGCGCTGGAGCGCGTCCACCGCCGCGCGGCGCTGGAGTCCTGGCCGGACGCCACGCCCGTCCTGCGCGAGGCCCGGGCGCTGTCGGCGCGGCGGGAGCGGCTGACGCGGCTGGCCCGGCGCAGGCTGGACGTGCTGACGGTGGCGCCGGAGGACGTGTCGCTGGAGGAGGCGCTGACGCGGCTGGATGCGCTGGTGCGCCAGCCCGCGCGCTGGGCGCTGAAGCCGGGCGAGGTGCTCGTCTTCGAGGATGACACCTGGCGAAGCTCGGGCCCGAGCCTCGTGCCCATGTCCCTGCGGCTGGAAGTGTCACCGCGCCTGGTGCTCGCCTGGGGCGCGCTGGCCGCGCTGGGCTTCCTGCTGTTGCTCGTCCTCCCCAGGTCGATGGATGTCCCGGTGGTGGCCGGCCTGGTGGCGGCCACCCTGGGTCTCCTGGCATCACAGTCCCTGCGCGCGGGCAGGCTGAGGCTCACCAGTGAGCGGCTCATCTGGGCGCCGGTGCTCGGTGAGCCGCAGGAGGTGCGGCTGGGCACCATCCCCCCTGACGGCTTCCGGCTGGAACAGGGCGTGGACCTCGAGGTGGAAGGAGACCGGCGGCTCCATGCGCGCTCCGTGCGCGGAGCCTCGGCGGTCGCTTTGCTCGTGGAATTGCACCGGCAGCCCCCGCTGCGCGGCGCGGCCCGGGCGGGGGTGCGCCTGGACAGCGTGGCGGTGTTTCCCGCGAAGCTCGGCAGGCGCCAGGGGTTCTGCGTGCTGGGCCCCCAGGGCCTCTCCTTCATCCCGGAGGGAAAGGGCCCCCAGGCCTTGAGCGCCGTCACCGGCCGGCCTTCGCCGCTGCGCGACTTCGAGTCCGACCAGGTGCTGGACGCGCTGCGCTGGCTGCCGGAGGCGGAGTTCGACGCCTGCGTGATGCGCATGGTGGAGGCCACCGGCGGCGCGGCCTGGGCCCGCGCGGACGCGCGCTACGTCCCGGGCGCCCCGGTGTGGCGGAGGATCGTCATCGAGCACGGGCGCCTGACGCTGACCGGCCGCGTGCAGTGGGACCAGCAGGACGCCACCGAACGGCTCCTGCGGGACTGGCCCCGGTAGCGCCGGTCCGACCAGGGAACGCCCTTCGCTGCGTACTGAGAAAGGGTCGTTGCGCCGCGCAACGACTCCGCCCGGTCCGGTTTCATCCGTTCCCCCATGTCGGACGCCACCTCTACTGTGAAGCCGGGGTCCCCACCCCTTCCCCGAGAGACATCATGAAAGCCAGACACCCGGTGGTGCGCCGAGTCTTCCAGCGCACCGCGTCCGCGGCGATGCTGCTGTTGGGCCTTGCCTACGGCCGCACGTCGCACGCGCAGCACTTCACCGTCTTCGAGAGTGGCCAGGTCCGCCCCCTGGCCCTGTCGCCCAACGGCCAGTGGCTCTACGCCGTCAACACGCCTGACAACCGGTTGGAGATCTTCCAGGTCGCCGCCAGCGGCCTGACCCACAAGGGCTCCGTGCCCGTGGGCCTGGAGCCCGTGGCCGTCGCCGCGCGCACCAACGACGAGGTCTGGGTGGTCAACCACCTGTCCGACAGCGTCAGCATCGTGCGCGTGGACGCGAACGGGCAGGGTGGCAGCGTGACGCGGACGCTGCTCGTGGGTGACGAGCCCCGCGACATCGTCTTCGCCGGCACCGGCAAGAAGCGCGCGTTCATCACCGCCGCGCACCGCGGACAGAACACCGGGTTCGACCCGCAGCTCACCACGCCGGGCATCGGCCGCGCGGACGTCTGGGTGTTCGACTCGGAGAACCTGGGGACGACGCTGGGCGGCACGCCGCTCACCCGCCTGAGCCTCTTTGGCGACACGCCGCGCGCGCTCGCGGCCACGCCGGACGGCAGCCGCGTCTACGCGGCGGCGTTCCACTCCGGCAACCGCACCTCCGTGGTCCACGAGAGCCTGGTGCCCAACGGCGGCGAGTCCGTGGGCGGCGTCCCCGGCCCCAACGTCAACCACCAGGGCATCGCCGCCCCGGAGGTCTCCGTCATCGTGAAGTACAACGGCCAGGACTGGTTGGACATCCTCAATCGGCCGTGGACGGACTCCCTGCGCTTCACCCTGCCGGACAAGGACGTGTTCGCCATCTCCGCCACCGCCAACCCGCCCGTGCAGGTGTCCGGCGCCGCGGGCACCTACGCGGGCGTGGGCACCATCCTGTTCAACATGGCCGTCAACCCGGTGAGCGGGAAGGTCTACGTGAGCAACACCGAAGCGCGCAACGACCTGCGCTTCGAGGGCCCCGGCACGCTGACGGGGAGCAGCCTGCGCGGCCACCTGCACGAGAGCCGCATCACCGTGCTGGGCAACGCCAGCGCGCCCACCGTCACGCCCCGCCACCTCAACACGCACATCAACTACGCGGCCTGCTGCGCGCCCACGCCCAACGCGGAGAGCGAGAAGAGCCTCGCGCAGCCCACGGGCATGGCGGTGACGTCCGATGGCGCCACGCTCTATGTCGCCGCGTTCGGCTCGTCGAAGCTCGGCGTGTACGCGACGTCGCAGCTGGAGGCCGGCACCTTCACGCCCTCCACCGCGAACCAGGTCTCGCTGAGCGGCGGCGGCCCCACCGGCCTGGTGCTGGACGAGGCCCGGGGGCGACTGTACGTGCTCACCCGCTTCGACAACGCGCTCTCCGTCGTCGACACCGCGACGAAGACGGAGGTGGCGCACCTGCCCATGTTCAACCCGGAGCCCGCGAGCGTGGTGCAGGGCCGCCCGTTCCTCTACGACGCGCGCACCAGCTCCAGCCACGGCGACTCGTCCTGCGGCAGCTGCCACATCTTCGGTGACTTCGACAGCACCACCTGGGACCTGGGCAACCCGGATGGCGACGTGAGGACGAGCTACAACCCCGTCGTGCCGGTGCTGCCGGAGTTCGGCACGGACCCCACCTTCGGCCAGGACACGGCGTTCCACCCGATGAAGGGCCCCCTGTCCACGCAGAGCCTGCGCGGCATGGCCAACCAGGGCCCCATGCACTGGCGAGGGGACCGCACCGGCGGCGACAGCGCGCCCAGCGTGCAGCCCAACAGCGGCACCTTCGACGAGGTCGCGGCCTTCAAGCAGTTCAACCCCGCGTTCAAGGACCTGCTGGGCCGCAGCTCCCAGCTCTCCGAGACGGAGATGCGGAAGTTCTCCGACTTCATCCTCCAGGTCGTCTACCCGCCCAACCCCATCCGCAAGCTGGACAACTCGCTCACGGCTTCGCAGCAGGCGGGCAAGGACTTCTTCACGAACACCACCAGCTTCTTCCAGGGCTCGTGCGAGGCCTGCCACCGCGTGGACGTGAACGCGAACCCGGGGGAAGGCCCCTTCAAGGGCTTCTTCGGCACGGACGGCCGCAGCTCCTTCGACGCGGAGCCGCTGTTCCCCAAGGTCCCGCACCTGCGGAACATGTACCAGAAGGTCGGCATGTTCGGCGCCGGCTTCCCCTTCGGCAACACGCCTGTGGATCCGTTCCTGGGAGACCAGGTGCGCGGCACGGGCTTCAACAGCGACGGCGCCATCCCCACGCTGTTCCTCTTCAACAGCGGCTTCGACTTCCACCCCGTCTTCAACCAGGTGGGCATCCCGGACACGCCCTCGGGCTTCCAGGCGAAGAAGGACATGGAGCAGTACATGTTCGCCTTCGAGACCAACCTGGCGCCCATCGTCGGACAGCAGGTGACGCTCACCGCGACCAACGCGGCGGTGGTCGGCTCGCGCATCGACCTGTTGATGGCGCGCGCGGACGCGGGCGAGTGCGACCTCGTGGCCAAGGGCCGCGCGGGCACGTCCGAGATGGGCTTCCGCTACCTGGGCGGCGGGCAGTTCAAGGCGGACCGCGCGGCGCTCCCGCTGGTGCCGTCCGCGTCGCTGCGCTCGGGCGTCGCCACGAACCACGGCGTGCTGACGTACACCTGCGCGCCGCCGGGCTCCGGCCAGCGCGTGGGCATCGACCGCGACCTGGACGGCTTCCTCGACGGGGACGAGCGCGCCGCGGGCACCCACCCCGCGAACCCGGCCAGCCACCCGTAGCGGCGGCTGTCGCGGTCAGCGGCTGAAGAACCCTGGCGGCCCGGGCCCCCCTGCCCGGGCCGTTTTTGAGATGTTTTGAGATGTAATGAAGACGCACGGGCCAGGGCCTGGACGGAAGGCGTCATTGAGACTGAGCGCCAGGACCGCAGGCCGTGGGCTGCCAGCCCCCAGGGCAGTGTGCGCTCCGGGCCTGGATGCGCACCGTCGCGCCATGACGAACGAAACCCAGACGGGCTCCCCTCGCACGGGACGGATTTCCGGCAGCTTCCTCACCACGCGGGACGGCACGCAGCTCTACTTCAAGGACTGGGGTCCCAGGCAGGGGCAGCCGGTGGTCTTCTCCCACGGCTGGCCGCTCACGTCCGACGCCTTCGAGGACCAGATGCTGTTCCTGTCCGAGCGCGGGTATCGGACCATCGCCCATGACCGGCGGGGGCACGGGCGCTCGTCACAGCCGTGGGACGGCCACGACATGGACACGTATGCGGATGACCTCGCGGAGCTGACGTCCGCGCTGGACCTGCGCAAGGCCGTCCACGTCGGCCACTCCACGGGCGGGGGGGAAGTGGCGCGCTACATCGGGCGTCATGGCACCGGGCGCGTGGCGAAGGCGGTGCTCATCAGCGCCGTGCCGCCCATCATGCTCAAGACGGACTGGCACCCCAACGGCCTGCCCATGAAGGTCTTCGATGACATTCGCGCGGGCGTGCGCGGGGACCGCTCCAGCTTCTTCAAGGAGCTGAGCATGGCCTTCTATGGCTTCAACCGGCCGGGCGCGCAGGTGTCAGAGGGGCTGCGCGAGAGCTTCCGCCTCCAGGGCGTGATGGGGAGCCTGAAGGCCGAGTACGACTGCGTGAAGGCCTTCTCCGAGACGGACTTCCGCGCGGACCTGGCCCGCTTCGACGTGCCCACGCTGGTGATGCACGGAGACGACGATCAGATCGTCCCCATCGACGGCGCGGCGCGCATCACGGTGACCCTCGCGAAGGGCGCGAAGCTCCAGGTCTACCCGGGCTTCAGTCACGGCATGTGCTCGGTGAACAAGGACGTCATCAACAAGGACCTGCTGGCGTTCCTCCAGGGCTGAGCGTCCAGCCCCCCGGGCGGGACACCTCCCGCCCGAAGCGGTTCTCCCAAACGGGTCCGACAGTCGGACCGGTTTCCGCTGCCGGGTGGAGCGAGGACCCCCGCTGCCTTGGTGGTCCCAACTGGTCCGACAGTCGGACCGGTTTCCGCTGCCGGGAGGAGCGAAGGCCTCCTCTGCCTTGGTGGTCCCAACTGGTCCGACAGTCGGACCAGTTCGCGGTGCGCCGCTGAGGGGGCGCGAGGCCCGGCCTCGGTGGTCCCAACTGGTCCGACTGTCGGACCAGTTCGCGGTGCGCCGCTGAGGGGGAGCGAGGCCCGGCCTCGGTGGTCCCAACTGGTCCGACTGTCGGACCAGTTCGCGCGATGCGCCGCGGACGGGGAGGCCCCGCAGGGCTCTCACCTTCTCATCGCTGGGGACGGCATTCCTGTCCGACGGCTCGGGGGCTCACAGGTCCAGGATGAGGCTCAGCTCCTCCTCCGCGGTCTCATCCGTCTGGACGGCGGCGTTCCCGTCATCCGCGTCGTCGCCGTACCTCGACCACCCGGCGGGCACCTCCGGGCCCAGGCACGTCATCTGCCGGGGCGTGGCCCCGACGCCGTCGCCGTCCTGGTCGCGGTAGAAGTAGGCCCACTCGTGGCGGTCCACGTCCGCGTCGTCGCAGTCGTTGCCCACGGCCTTGGAGGCGTAGGGCGCGGGCAGCGTCTTCCCCGTGCAGAAGGTCTGGGCGGGGATGGGCGCGGTGAAGCCGTCCCCGTCGCGGTCCACCTGGTCGGCGGACAGGTTCTGCCAGCGCGTCGCGTCCTGCGCGTCGCAGTCCGTGCCGCTGGCGGACCAGGGGCTGGGGAGCTGACCGTTGGTGCAGAGGACCGTCGACGCTCCCGCGCCCACGCCGTCCCCGTCCGTGTCCGCCCAGGCCGTCATGCTCCGGAAGGCGGCGGCGTTCGTGTCGTCGCAGTCCTCGCCCGACAGCCGCTGGGTGGAGTAGCCCGCGGGCAGGGCGACGCCCCCGCACAACGCGCCGTTCTGGGCCACGGTGTACGTGTCGCCGTCGGCGTCGCGGTAGTAGAAGCCCAGCAGCCGCCACCGGGAGGCGTCCTGGGGCGCGCAGTCCGTGGCTTGCATGGAGTAGCCCGTGGGGACGGTCGCCGCGCCACAGATGGAGGTCGCCTCTCCCAAGCCCACGCCGTCCCCATCCGCGTCCGCGTAAACGCTCCAGGCGCGGAACAGCGCACTGTTCCCGTCGTCGCAGTCGTCATTCCGCACCTCCTGGGAGTAACCCTGAGGCAGCCAGAAGCCGCTGCACACCTGACCCGTGGCCGGAGACAGGCGGCCGTCACCGTCGCCGTCCCGCGAGGCGTAGTACAGATTCTGCCAACGGGTCCCATCGCCCGGCGCGCAGTCCCCGCCCCGGAACGTCTCTCCTGGCGCGGACTCCCCCGGGCCCGCGCATCGCTGCACCGATGCGCCGTCGCCGTAGCCGTCTCCATCCGGATCCAACCAGCGCTCGACCCGGACCGTGCGATTCGCGTTGCTGTCATCGCAGTCCTGCGGGTCGGAAACGGTGTCGTAGCCGGCGGGCAGGTGCTCGCCCGCGCACACCGTGCCTCGCTGTTCCACGGCGAAGCCGTCCCCGTCCGCGTCCCGATGCGTGAAGGGCAGCTGTTGCCAGGAGCGGGTGTCCCCCGGCGCGCAGTCACCCGAGGTGAGCACGTACCCCTTGGGAGGCGAGCGTCCCCGGCTGG contains the following coding sequences:
- a CDS encoding glucosamine-6-phosphate deaminase, whose amino-acid sequence is MNPRVFQTEQEAASACAARIAEAVRHTPELVLGLVTGRSPLNVYRNLVDLAARGALDLSRATTFNVDEFLGLPPEDAGSFRAYMDRHLFRHVNLSTERIHFLDGCAPDAEAECARYDAALAAAGGLDLLLLGVGPNGHIAFNEPGEVLTARSHRARLSRETRLSHVMAFGDDPSKVPMAALTLGMAAVLQARKVVVLAFGVNKAAAVTAMVHGPLTPRWPASFLQLHRDVELWLDAGAASGLHGQGMQDARPRDGGA
- a CDS encoding lytic transglycosylase domain-containing protein codes for the protein MGRKRAVGGIEIPGWAWLVPCALVPVVLLNVGVAWLGGTQVSPLSLSFLQTKARALGAYVAHRPACVLDDHPPLEPLIADAERRHGIPPGLLRALIQVESETRVHRISPAGAMGPGQLMPDTAAQMRVEDPFDPAPSVDASGRYLAEQLRRFRDVRLAVAAYNAGPGSVNGHVPHNGETEFYVAKVLAAYEHTRPKAPVLAKRPAASEAPVKAPVLAKRPAASEAPAKATAAKAPVARKAPAPALNVKPPVAPKVAAPGKKPVLASARKPAASR
- a CDS encoding carboxypeptidase-like regulatory domain-containing protein, producing the protein MIDEVDLRMKAWVGRIATEAPVYLGVPDRESLDRGVCLYLLELGPAPLTRAGKRGGLQFTVCYLVTVGAETPERAHRLLGDLVFAAMSDKELEVDLSPVPAALWAGLRSVPRPAFRLRVQVRKERPLAEVRCLSLVDGASTPAPLLGRVVGPGDVPIRGAWVALPELQLSTRTDAQGQFHFPRLPPVESLGRLEVRAEGEMLAVESEVLATGTAPLIIRMLVKEE
- a CDS encoding YncE family protein; the protein is MKARHPVVRRVFQRTASAAMLLLGLAYGRTSHAQHFTVFESGQVRPLALSPNGQWLYAVNTPDNRLEIFQVAASGLTHKGSVPVGLEPVAVAARTNDEVWVVNHLSDSVSIVRVDANGQGGSVTRTLLVGDEPRDIVFAGTGKKRAFITAAHRGQNTGFDPQLTTPGIGRADVWVFDSENLGTTLGGTPLTRLSLFGDTPRALAATPDGSRVYAAAFHSGNRTSVVHESLVPNGGESVGGVPGPNVNHQGIAAPEVSVIVKYNGQDWLDILNRPWTDSLRFTLPDKDVFAISATANPPVQVSGAAGTYAGVGTILFNMAVNPVSGKVYVSNTEARNDLRFEGPGTLTGSSLRGHLHESRITVLGNASAPTVTPRHLNTHINYAACCAPTPNAESEKSLAQPTGMAVTSDGATLYVAAFGSSKLGVYATSQLEAGTFTPSTANQVSLSGGGPTGLVLDEARGRLYVLTRFDNALSVVDTATKTEVAHLPMFNPEPASVVQGRPFLYDARTSSSHGDSSCGSCHIFGDFDSTTWDLGNPDGDVRTSYNPVVPVLPEFGTDPTFGQDTAFHPMKGPLSTQSLRGMANQGPMHWRGDRTGGDSAPSVQPNSGTFDEVAAFKQFNPAFKDLLGRSSQLSETEMRKFSDFILQVVYPPNPIRKLDNSLTASQQAGKDFFTNTTSFFQGSCEACHRVDVNANPGEGPFKGFFGTDGRSSFDAEPLFPKVPHLRNMYQKVGMFGAGFPFGNTPVDPFLGDQVRGTGFNSDGAIPTLFLFNSGFDFHPVFNQVGIPDTPSGFQAKKDMEQYMFAFETNLAPIVGQQVTLTATNAAVVGSRIDLLMARADAGECDLVAKGRAGTSEMGFRYLGGGQFKADRAALPLVPSASLRSGVATNHGVLTYTCAPPGSGQRVGIDRDLDGFLDGDERAAGTHPANPASHP
- a CDS encoding alpha/beta fold hydrolase, translating into MTNETQTGSPRTGRISGSFLTTRDGTQLYFKDWGPRQGQPVVFSHGWPLTSDAFEDQMLFLSERGYRTIAHDRRGHGRSSQPWDGHDMDTYADDLAELTSALDLRKAVHVGHSTGGGEVARYIGRHGTGRVAKAVLISAVPPIMLKTDWHPNGLPMKVFDDIRAGVRGDRSSFFKELSMAFYGFNRPGAQVSEGLRESFRLQGVMGSLKAEYDCVKAFSETDFRADLARFDVPTLVMHGDDDQIVPIDGAARITVTLAKGAKLQVYPGFSHGMCSVNKDVINKDLLAFLQG